The sequence below is a genomic window from Corynebacterium afermentans subsp. afermentans.
GCGCTCGGTGGTGGTTTCGGTGACCGGCTCTTCTGTGTCTTCTTCCTCTTCCTCCGGGGTCGGCGTGGTTGCGCTCATGGTGGGCCGCGGGGTGGTGGGGGTGCCGCCGCCGGTGAAGCGGTCGAACACGCCCTCGGTGTACGCCCAGGCGGCGCCGCCGGTAAGCAGCGCGAGCAGCAAAATCGCGGAGATCACAGGCCCGGCCGCGGAGGACTTCTTCTCCGGCGCGTGTTCGCGCGGCGCTGGTGTCGCGACGCGGGAGGGGGCGGGGGGAGCCGGAGGACGTCGAGAAGCAACGGCTCTTGCTGCGGACGGCGGGTAGGTGCCCTCGGGGCGGGAGGTGCGCTCCTCGGCGACGCTGGCCAGCATCTGGGTGGACGCGGTAGCGGACGGCTCGGTGGCCACCACCTGGGTGTGGCCGCCCGGCTGGGCGGGGCGCAGGCCCTGGCGGACTTGGGAGATGGCCAGCTGGAACTCGTTGCCGTCGCGGAAGCGCTGGCCGGGGTCCTTGCGCAGCGCGATCTCGATGAGCTCGCGCGCCGGGGCAGAGACCGAAATGGGCAGCGCGGGCGGTTCGGCGGAGACGTGCGCGAGCGCCACGGACACGGAGGAATCGCCGTTAAAGGGGCGCTTGCCGGAGAGCAGCTCGTAGCCCACCACGCCCAGCGAGTACACGTCGGACGCCGCGGTGACCTTCATGCCCTGGGCCTGCTCGGGGGAGACGTACTGGGCGGTGCCCACCACCATGCCCGTGCGGGTCAGGGGCACGGCCGCGGCGGCCTTGGCGATGCCGAAGTCCGTGATCTTGACCTGCCCGTGCTGGGTGAGCATGAGGTTGCCCGGCTTGATGTCGCGGTGCACCAGCCCCATGCGGTGGATCACGGCCAGGCCGTGGGCGGCCTGCTCGAGCACGTCGAGCGCCAGTGCCTCATCCAGCTGGCCTTCGCGGGCGATGAGGTCCGCGAGCGACTCGCCGCGGATGTACTCCATGATGATGTAGCAGACGGTGGAGCCCGCGTCGGTGTCTGCCTCGCGGTAGTCGTAGGTGGCCACCACGTTGTCGGAGTTGATGCCCTGGGCGGACAGAGCCTCGTTGCGGAAGCGGGCGAGGAACTCCGCGTTGGAGCTGTACTCAGGGCGCAGCACCTTGATGGCCACCTCGCGCTCGTTGGCAAGGTCGTCTGCCAGCCACACGGTGGACATGCCGCCGTGGCCGATGATCCACTGCAGCTTGTAGCCGTCGCCGACGAGCTGTTGCAGGGCCTCGCGGTTTTCGGTGTTCATCTACTCTGCTCCTTCCACGGGTGCGGGGGCGGCGGGTGCTGCGCGCAACACGGCGCGTCCGATCGGCCCGGCGACTTGGCCGCCGGTGGCGGCCTCGCCGATGTTGCCGCCGTTTTTCACTACCACGGCAACGGCGACGTCCTTGGCCGGGTCGAACGCCACGTACCACACGTGCGGGGCGGCGCCTTCGGCGTGCTCGGCTGTGCCGGTCTTGGAGGCGAAGCCGTTGCCGTCGTAGCCGAAGGTCCACCGCTCGGACGCGAACATCAAGTCCGTGATCGTTGCGGCTTCTTGTTCCGTTACGGCCTCGTTCAGCTCCACCGGCTCGGTTTCGTGCAGGACTTTGCCGTCGGCGTTGCGCACCTGCCGCACCACGTGCGGTTCCATGCGCTTGCCCTTATTGGCGATCGTCGCAGACATCATCGCCGCCTGCAGCGCAGTCATGGTCACGTCGCGCTGGCCGATGGCGGACTGCGCCACTTCGGCCCCGCCGGGCAGATCGCCCAGGGAGCCGGCGGCGTTGGGCAGGCCCAGGTTGTAGCGCTCGCCGATGCCGAAGCGGGCGGCGGCGTCGCGCAGCGAATCCGGGCCCATAGCAAGGCCCATCTGCACGAACGCGGTATTGCAGGACAGGGCGAACGCGGTGCGCAGCGGCACCTGTCCGCCACCGGCGCAGGCCTGGCCGCCGTAGTTGGTCAGCGGGATGTTGTCCGTGCCCGGCAGGATCGTGCTGGCCTCGCCGGTCAGCGGCGACTCCGGCGTGAAGCCGTTTCGCAGGCCCGCGGCGGTGGTGATGATCTTGAAAATCGAACCTGGCGGCAGCTGCTCCTGCGCCGCGTGGTTTAACAGCGGGTTCGCGGGGTTGCCGGTGGCCTCGGACCAGGCACCCTCGGCGGTCGCCGGGTTGGCAATGCCGTTGGGGTCAAAGCTGGGGGTTGATGCCATGGAGAGCACTTCGCCTGTCGACGCCCTCACGGCCACCACCGCACCATCAAAGCCCGGCTTGACCAGCTGGTCGTACGAAAACGCCTGCAGGTTCGGGTCCAGGGTCAGGTCGACGGTGTCGCCCTTTTGGCCGTCCTCGAGCCCGGTGCGCAAGAAACGCGAGGCGGTGCCGGAATCACCGGTGAGATCGCCGTTGTGGGTGGCCTCCAGCTGGGAGGTGCCGAACTGGTCGGAGACAAAACCGACGATGGGCGCGAACGAGAACGGCATGTTGGGGTAGGCGCGCTGGTAGAAGCCGGTTTCCTCGTCGCGGTGGCTCTGGGCCAGAACGGTCTCGCCCGCGACGATGTCGCCGCGGTTGGTGCGTTTGAGGTCCATGAGGATGCGTGAGTTGTGCTGGTTCTGCGCGTACTCGTCTTCACGCAGGCCCTGGACCACGGTGAAGTTGACCATAAGCGCCGCGATCATCAGCAGCGCGACCACGGCGCCGTAGCGGATGGACTTGTTCATCGTGCACCCACCGCCTCAGGACGCGCGGTGCCGGCGGCCACGGCGTCGTAGTCCGCGGGGCGGTTGGCGCTGTTGGAGATGCGCAAAAGCAGCCCGAGCAGGATGTAGTTGGCCATCACAGACGAGCCGCCGGCGGACATGAACGGGGTGGTCAGGCCCGTCATGGGCAGCATGGCGGACACGCCGCCGGCGACCACGAAGATCTGGATGACAATGGTCAGCGCCAACCCGGACGCGAGCAGCTTGCCGTAGGAGTCGCGCGCCTGCATGGCGGTGCGGAACCCGCGGGTGATAAACACCGCGAACAGGCACAGCACTGCGGCGATGCCCACAAAGCCGAGCTCTTCGCCGATGGCGGCCAGGATGTAGTCGGAGTGCGCCACGGGCACTAGCTCCGGGTGGCCGTAGCCCAGACCGGTGCCGGTGATGCCGCCCCAGCTCAGGCTGATCAGGGCGTTGGCGGGCTGGTTGCCAATGCCGTCGAAGTCCGTGAACGGGTCGATGAAGTTGGACACGCGCTCCTGGATCTTGGAGCTGACTTGGTAGACGGCGTAGCCGCCTACGGCCACCAATCCGACGCCGATGAATAGCCAGGACGCGCGGCCGGTGGCGAAGTAGACCATGCCCAGCACGGTGGCGAACAGGAGCAGCGCCGGGCCGAAGTCGTTGGAGATGCCCATGATCAAAATCGCGATCGCCCACACCATGAGGATCGGCGCGAGGTCGCGGATGCGCGGGAAGGTCATGCCCAAAAAGCGTTTGCCGGCCACGGTGAACAGGGCGCGCTTCTGGGCCAAAAGCTGGGCGAAGAAGATCAGCAGCAGGATCTTGGAAAACTCGCCCGGCTGGATGGAAAACGGGCCCAGCCACAGCCAGATGCGTGCCTCCTCGTAGCCCGGCGGCTGCGGCCACACCAGCGGCAGGGCCAGCAGGATCAGGCCCACCAGGCCCAGAAGGTAGGAGTAGCGCGACAGGGATTTGTGGTCGCGGATGACCACCAGGGTCAGCACCATCAGCCCCACGCCAACTAAGGACCACAGCATCTGGCGCTCCGCCAGCGGCCCGTAACCGGGGCGTTCTGCCAGGTCAAGACGGTAGATCACCACCAGGCCCACGGCGTTGAGCAGCGCCACCACGGGCAACATCACCTGGTCCGCGTACGGCGCCAAAAAGGCGATGGCGACGTGCGCGATGGCGTAGACGCCCATGAATCCGCCGATGATGTAGAGCATTTCGGTGGACAGGGTGCGCCCTTGGCTCGTCTCTAAGCCGAAGAGCATGAGCGCAAGGAGCCCTGTGGCGAACAACAGGAGGAGCAGCTCGCGGCTGCGGGATACTAGGCGGCTCATCGCACCTCCCGGCAGGTGTCTTCCTCGGCGCTCTTCTTGTCGGTGCAGGCCGGCAGCGCCTGATCCGCCAACTCATTCAACTTGGCTAATACGTCATCGTAGGAGCCGGTGACGTCTTCGACCTCGCGCTTGTCCTTGGGCAGATCGGAGGTGGCAAAGATGCTGCAATCGCCCGGCTTGGTGTCCTTGGAAATCACGCGCATCTCGCCCTTGGTGTTTAAGCAGGCGCGCTGGATGTCTTCGGTTTTCGCGTCCGCGAACGGGTTGTCGCGAGTGGTGTGCTGCACCACAAACTCGCCGGAGTCCTGCACCTTCAGCACGTAGGCGTCCGTGGCGCGGGACTGCGACCACATCACGCCCGCCACCGCAAGCACCAGCAGAAGCACTAGCGTTGCGACGACCCAAGGCCACACCGACGACGGCTGCTTCTTCCCAGCGCCGCTAGTGTGGCCCTCCTCGTCGTCGGAAGCATCCGCGTCCTGGAGCTTGGCCCGGTTGTGGTCCGGAGTGATGGTCTCGGACTTGCGCAGCAACGCTGCGGCACGGGAGGCGGCGGAGTCCGGGTGGGACGACTCGTAGCCCGGGTCCAGCGCGCCGGCTTTGACCACGGCGCGGGTCTCTGCCGTGGCGTCGCCCTCGGCGGCCTCCACGACCTCCGCCACCACCACGGTGACGTTGTCCGGCCCGCCGGAGCGCAGCGCCAACTCGATCAGGCGGTTCGCCGCCATCTCCGGGGTGCCGTCGCCGAGCGCGAGCTGAATGGTCTGCTGTGTCACCGGGTCGCTCAACCCGTCGGAGCACAACAGCACGCGGTCGCCCGGCTTGACCTCGATGAGCTCCAGGTGCGGCTCCACGGCCCGGCCGGTGTAGGCCTTCAGGATCAGGGACTTCTGCGGGTGCGACGAGACGTCCTCGGGCGCGAGCTTGCCGCCGTCCACCAGCGACTGGACGAAGGTGTCGTCGACGGTGAGCTGCCGCAGTTCGCCTTTACGAAGCAAATAGCCCCTGGAGTCGCCCACGTGGATCAGGCCGAGCTCGCGGCCATTGAACATCGTCGCGGTAAGTGTGGTGCCCATGCCGGCCTGCTCGGGGTGCTCAGCCACAGACGCCTCGATCGCGGCGTTGCCGTCCTCCGCTGCCGCGCCCAAAAGCGCGAGCATGTCCGCGTCCTCGGGGTCGCGGTCCAAGTGCTCGAGGTGCTCGACCATGAGCTGGCTGGCTACCTCGCCAGCGGCGTGGCCGCCCATACCGTCCGCAAGCACCAGCAGGTGCGGGCCCGCGTACGCGGAGTCCTCGTTGTTGGTCCGGACCAGGCCGCGGTCGGACACGGCCACGAAATTTAGCGCGAGTTTCACGGCATCAGCCTCACAATCGTGCGTCCCATCTTCATGTCCGTGCCCACGGTCACCCGCTCAGGCTGATCAATGCGCACCCCGTTGACGAAGGTGCCGTTGCGCGAGTCCAGGTCCTCCACGAACCAGTCGCTGCCCCTGCGGAACAGGCGCGCGTGGCGCGAGGAGGCGAAGTCGTCGCCCAGCTGGAAATCGTTGTCTCCGGCTCTACCGACAGTCAAGTCTTCCAAGCTGGCAATTTCCATGTGGGAGCCTTTCAGCGGCCCCTCAACTACCGCAAGGGTGCGCGCTTTCTCCCTGGGGGCAGGGGCAGACGCACTTGCCTTACGACGCATCGTCCCGCCCGCCGACACCACATCCTTCCTCTGCGTCCACATCACCAAGAAAATGAACACCCAGAGCAAGGCCAAAAGGCCGAAGCGGGCGCTGAGGATCATGGTCGAATCCATGTGAAACCCTTCTACGGGCGGAAATATTCGGTGCTGGGGTGCGCCACCGAGTCCGTGAACTCCGGCTGGTTGGCGCTGGCCTGCGGCTGGTCTTCGCCGCCGATGATGCGGACCTCAATGCTGGAATGGCCCAGCGTGATCACGTCGCCGTCCGCGAGCATCCAGTTTTCCACCGGCTCGTCGTTGACCGTGGTGCCGTTGGTGGACTGCAGATCCACCAGCACCGCCACCTGGCCGTCCCAGGTGATCTCCGCGTGCTGGCGCGACACACCGGTATCCGGCAGGCGGAAATCCGAGTCGTTGGAGCGGCCCAGAATGTTGGAGCCCTCGTGCACCAGGTAGGTGCGCGACGAGCCGTCTTGAAGCAGCAGGCTCACCGTGGCCGCATCGGTGTCGGCAGCGGCCTGCGGCTGGTTGGCGTTAGGTTCGGACATTGCATCCTCCTTCAATTGCGAGCGCGAGGCCTTGCGCTTCTTCGGCTCCGCCACAATGGCGTCGAAGCCGCTGACCACATCCGGCATGGTGTCGATATACGAGGACACCCGGAGCTGACCAGTGCGCAGACCCGACTCCTCCGCGATACGCACAACAACAGGGCCGTCGAGGAACCACTGCTTGTTGCGCACGTAGCGCATGAGTTGATCGGCGAGGTCCACAGGAAGATCGCGGTTCTGCGACAGGTTC
It includes:
- a CDS encoding serine/threonine-protein kinase; the protein is MNTENREALQQLVGDGYKLQWIIGHGGMSTVWLADDLANEREVAIKVLRPEYSSNAEFLARFRNEALSAQGINSDNVVATYDYREADTDAGSTVCYIIMEYIRGESLADLIAREGQLDEALALDVLEQAAHGLAVIHRMGLVHRDIKPGNLMLTQHGQVKITDFGIAKAAAAVPLTRTGMVVGTAQYVSPEQAQGMKVTAASDVYSLGVVGYELLSGKRPFNGDSSVSVALAHVSAEPPALPISVSAPARELIEIALRKDPGQRFRDGNEFQLAISQVRQGLRPAQPGGHTQVVATEPSATASTQMLASVAEERTSRPEGTYPPSAARAVASRRPPAPPAPSRVATPAPREHAPEKKSSAAGPVISAILLLALLTGGAAWAYTEGVFDRFTGGGTPTTPRPTMSATTPTPEEEEEDTEEPVTETTTERERTTVTEPRNPGTLRFEESEADNAPAPAEPSAEPSVPSADASEPSAPSATTPTQQAGTPEGATSISNQPEVTNSPAPAVELPNLDSLLGGGR
- a CDS encoding DUF3662 and FHA domain-containing protein, which encodes MAVMDRLAKLDSSLQRGLDNSMAALFGGKVVPEEVEELVKQEAQDSLVVTDRDEYVAPNVYAVGVSSKDLENLSQNRDLPVDLADQLMRYVRNKQWFLDGPVVVRIAEESGLRTGQLRVSSYIDTMPDVVSGFDAIVAEPKKRKASRSQLKEDAMSEPNANQPQAAADTDAATVSLLLQDGSSRTYLVHEGSNILGRSNDSDFRLPDTGVSRQHAEITWDGQVAVLVDLQSTNGTTVNDEPVENWMLADGDVITLGHSSIEVRIIGGEDQPQASANQPEFTDSVAHPSTEYFRP
- a CDS encoding FHA domain-containing protein FhaB/FipA, which gives rise to MDSTMILSARFGLLALLWVFIFLVMWTQRKDVVSAGGTMRRKASASAPAPREKARTLAVVEGPLKGSHMEIASLEDLTVGRAGDNDFQLGDDFASSRHARLFRRGSDWFVEDLDSRNGTFVNGVRIDQPERVTVGTDMKMGRTIVRLMP
- a CDS encoding FtsW/RodA/SpoVE family cell cycle protein translates to MSRLVSRSRELLLLLFATGLLALMLFGLETSQGRTLSTEMLYIIGGFMGVYAIAHVAIAFLAPYADQVMLPVVALLNAVGLVVIYRLDLAERPGYGPLAERQMLWSLVGVGLMVLTLVVIRDHKSLSRYSYLLGLVGLILLALPLVWPQPPGYEEARIWLWLGPFSIQPGEFSKILLLIFFAQLLAQKRALFTVAGKRFLGMTFPRIRDLAPILMVWAIAILIMGISNDFGPALLLFATVLGMVYFATGRASWLFIGVGLVAVGGYAVYQVSSKIQERVSNFIDPFTDFDGIGNQPANALISLSWGGITGTGLGYGHPELVPVAHSDYILAAIGEELGFVGIAAVLCLFAVFITRGFRTAMQARDSYGKLLASGLALTIVIQIFVVAGGVSAMLPMTGLTTPFMSAGGSSVMANYILLGLLLRISNSANRPADYDAVAAGTARPEAVGAR
- a CDS encoding PP2C family protein-serine/threonine phosphatase, with translation MKLALNFVAVSDRGLVRTNNEDSAYAGPHLLVLADGMGGHAAGEVASQLMVEHLEHLDRDPEDADMLALLGAAAEDGNAAIEASVAEHPEQAGMGTTLTATMFNGRELGLIHVGDSRGYLLRKGELRQLTVDDTFVQSLVDGGKLAPEDVSSHPQKSLILKAYTGRAVEPHLELIEVKPGDRVLLCSDGLSDPVTQQTIQLALGDGTPEMAANRLIELALRSGGPDNVTVVVAEVVEAAEGDATAETRAVVKAGALDPGYESSHPDSAASRAAALLRKSETITPDHNRAKLQDADASDDEEGHTSGAGKKQPSSVWPWVVATLVLLLVLAVAGVMWSQSRATDAYVLKVQDSGEFVVQHTTRDNPFADAKTEDIQRACLNTKGEMRVISKDTKPGDCSIFATSDLPKDKREVEDVTGSYDDVLAKLNELADQALPACTDKKSAEEDTCREVR
- a CDS encoding penicillin-binding transpeptidase domain-containing protein, with product MNKSIRYGAVVALLMIAALMVNFTVVQGLREDEYAQNQHNSRILMDLKRTNRGDIVAGETVLAQSHRDEETGFYQRAYPNMPFSFAPIVGFVSDQFGTSQLEATHNGDLTGDSGTASRFLRTGLEDGQKGDTVDLTLDPNLQAFSYDQLVKPGFDGAVVAVRASTGEVLSMASTPSFDPNGIANPATAEGAWSEATGNPANPLLNHAAQEQLPPGSIFKIITTAAGLRNGFTPESPLTGEASTILPGTDNIPLTNYGGQACAGGGQVPLRTAFALSCNTAFVQMGLAMGPDSLRDAAARFGIGERYNLGLPNAAGSLGDLPGGAEVAQSAIGQRDVTMTALQAAMMSATIANKGKRMEPHVVRQVRNADGKVLHETEPVELNEAVTEQEAATITDLMFASERWTFGYDGNGFASKTGTAEHAEGAAPHVWYVAFDPAKDVAVAVVVKNGGNIGEAATGGQVAGPIGRAVLRAAPAAPAPVEGAE